The Algoriphagus halophilus genome window below encodes:
- a CDS encoding C40 family peptidase has product MIKQRFSTFFYLIPILAFLAFSCASKKKVASDPFDVVISTARSYTGTPYKYGGTTRAGMDCSALVYHAFYSVGVTMPRVSADQSQVGKKINQRDLQRGDLLFFATGRRKNRVTHAGIVTEVSKNDVRFIHSSTSLGVSEDYLSNRYWSKVFLFARRVME; this is encoded by the coding sequence ATGATCAAACAAAGATTTTCTACCTTTTTCTATTTGATTCCAATTCTGGCTTTCTTGGCCTTTTCCTGTGCTTCCAAGAAGAAAGTAGCATCGGATCCGTTTGATGTGGTGATTTCTACCGCTAGAAGCTATACTGGGACTCCTTATAAATATGGCGGCACAACCAGAGCAGGAATGGATTGTTCGGCCTTAGTGTACCATGCTTTTTATTCTGTTGGAGTCACGATGCCCCGAGTTTCTGCAGATCAGAGTCAGGTAGGAAAAAAAATTAATCAAAGAGATTTACAGCGTGGAGACTTATTATTTTTTGCTACAGGAAGAAGAAAAAACAGGGTGACTCATGCTGGGATTGTGACTGAAGTAAGCAAAAATGATGTTCGATTTATCCATTCTTCTACTTCTTTGGGCGTTTCGGAGGATTATTTGAGTAATCGCTATTGGTCCAAGGTATTTTTATTTGCGCGTAGAGTGATGGAGTGA